The Pseudomonas moraviensis genome contains the following window.
AAGTTGTGGTCGATGGACTGGCGAAAATGCATGCCGCTGGTGAGCATGCACAGCGGCAGCTCGATCAGCGATTCCCAGCTCAGGGGCGCTTCGCCGAAGCTGAACGAGCGCTCGTCGTAGAGCAGGCCCATGCGGGTCTCGTTGAAGGCCAGCGAATCGAAGCGCTCACTGTCCAGACGCTCCAGATAGGAAACGCCGATGTCGATGCGGTTGTTCGCCAAGTGTTCGAGCACCTGCTCGGAGCTTAGCGAGGACAGCTCGAAGCGCAGTTCCGGGTGCGCTGCGTGCAGACGCTGCATCAACGGTAATGGATCGAAACTCGACAGCGGCACCACACCCAGGCGCAGCGTACCGATCAGATTGCCGCGACAGGCCGCCGCTTCCGCCTGCAAGCCGTCGTAGGCCGCCAGTACCGTGCGCGCCCAGGCCAGCACACGCTCGCCCGGCGCGGTGAAGCCTTCGAAGCGCTGGCCGCGGTTGACCAGTGGCAGATCAAGTTCTTCTTCAAGGCTGCGCAAACGCATCGACAGGGTCGGCTGGGTGATGTGGCAGCGCGCGGCGGCC
Protein-coding sequences here:
- a CDS encoding LysR family transcriptional regulator — protein: MDIKQLKFLIALDETRHFGQAAARCHITQPTLSMRLRSLEEELDLPLVNRGQRFEGFTAPGERVLAWARTVLAAYDGLQAEAAACRGNLIGTLRLGVVPLSSFDPLPLMQRLHAAHPELRFELSSLSSEQVLEHLANNRIDIGVSYLERLDSERFDSLAFNETRMGLLYDERSFSFGEAPLSWESLIELPLCMLTSGMHFRQSIDHNFHSRGLTPQPLLQTDAVHQLLQAVHGGFCCAIMPLDGGAETLADHLRLQPIENAHTLAPLGLIMRRGAPRSALAEACFALYQKSPKDA